Genomic DNA from Coffea arabica cultivar ET-39 chromosome 7e, Coffea Arabica ET-39 HiFi, whole genome shotgun sequence:
TCTTATTTCAGTCTCTTCCTTGCTCAGATGGTAAGCATCAAGCATGATTTTAATCCACTTATGTAGCTCCTTGGGAGTACTGCCCCACCccgtccaaaaaaaaaagggagaaaaagatAGAAATGCCAAATATTGTCAAACTTAGAAAGAAGCAAAAGATCACGTAATATTATCACAACCTCAAAGAAAGAAATGTAGAGCTCTATTACGTGTATATAGCTTTTGGGTCCTTCATATCATGTTCGTCCCCAGGGGAGAAGGCTGTGGCCAGTGCCGAAAATCGCTCTTCAGGGTCGATGATGTTCAACAAATACTTAAGTAGCTTTATTTCTTTTGGAGCAATACTCCTCAGACTACTTTGAGTGGCCTTGTACAGTCGATACATTATATCTTTCACCTGTATTAGCCAAGACCACGGTCCAAGTCAAGGACGCTGAAATATTGAATAAACACTTAAACAAATAATAGCCAGGAAACACTTGACAAATATGGAGACAAGAAAAGATCTTGGATTACGAACGATTAGGACTGATATCTCCATATATTGCAGGCTTAAACTAGTGACACTTCAAATTAAGCAGGGTAAGACAATCCTAATCCTTTGGGTGTGGTGGGGACAAAATTGGGTTGATAACATCAATCACTGCATGTAAAACTGCAACGAGTGTAAAAATTTACCTCTGGTCTTTTAAATTGCAGTATCTTTATCACATGTGTTAATTCAAGGGAGTTTGGACTTTCAAGTGACTCCCTTGGCAAGATTGGCACAAGGAAGTTTAATTGCCGTTATAAAATCTAAgtggaagtcactttaaaaCCCAGGAATAAGCAGGAGGATGTgcaatttaaatttcaaatatcaCTGAACTTCGTTTAGCGACCTACTAATGCTCATACCTCATTTTTCATTGTAGGGGACTCCTTTGCCGATGCCCAAGCACTGTTTATCAATAGGATCAATGAAGGGCTAAGTTCTTTTGCCTTGGCAAGACTTTTGATCTTTTCACATGCCGCGTCCACTGACACTGACCCCAAGATGTCATCAAATTTCGCTTGTGCAGAATCTAATGTCTCCACACTCTCCAGGGTGTTATCAAAAGCACTGACAGCTGACAAGCATCTAGCCCCAAGTCTAGCCAATGCTGTTTAACCAATGATATGACAACATCATAGGTTGACAGAAAATTGGCATTATTTTGCTTCTGTTTATACAAGAACAATCCCCATCCCCTCCCACCTCGGCCCGAACACAATGAAACGCATCATGTTAGTTTATGTTGTGATGAAGTATCATGCCACTAAGAATTAACTAATTTAATGATAGATGCTTGCAAGCTAGATGAAATCATTAGTGGGCATTGCACGATATATAAGAATGACTATAGCTGTTCAAACTTGATTGCACTTCTGTTTTGAACAATATACAAACAGAGGTGCCTGGAGACTAGACCAAGCTCAGAAATCTCAAGGGGTTGAAGCTTTTGCACTCTTTACATGGGAAAGTTCCAAGTCAAAAGAATACCAATAAGACGAGAACCAAGGACCTTGTTTTCCATTCAAACTTTACTGAACTTGACATTAATTTTGTATTAGTATATCCCATGGGATTCCTAAGTCAGCATAAATCAATATGAATATGTTTGTCATCTAACAATAGACAAGTTTATCATGACCTAGTAACAGTATGCACAAGTCCATCGTCCATTTTTTGTCAGAATAAAGAACCTAATGACTAGAATTCAGCAATTGAGATGCAGCAACACAAGCAGTCCTAAAATAACCATCAGGTAGCTAAAATGTCAGGAAGTGAGTTACCTATTTGTCTAAATAAACATCTAGCTTATAAGATCATTACAAACCAAACCTTCTAATTTATCCTCTCAAGTCTTAATGATGAATGGAGCAACAAAGAAACATAACTCTTCGCAGTAGGACATGTTTCACAGCTCACTGTTTCATAATAACAATTAACAGATTATTTGAATTGAAAACGACAAATAGATAAATGACACTCCTAAATTTCTGTCAGTTGTTTAGATCATCAAATTATTTCATTCTAGCAACTTAGACGCACAAAATGCAAAACTTTTTACCATCCCGGTCTTCCAAAGTATCACATGTCTCGGAAAGCAGAGTAAGATAGCGGAAAAACTCCCCAGTGAAATCCTTGCGCCTTTTAGAAACGATTGCATTCAAGTCCAAGGGGCTATCTCGAATCTCTTTAAGAAGTTGAGTATGCCTttccatttcatcatcaatctGTAATACTCAATACCGATTAGTTCCAATACTCAAAACTGATTACAACATGCCTCAATCtcagttgaaaagaaaaaagaaaagcatgatGAAATTCATCAAATACCTTCTTCACTTTTCTTGATAAAGTAATCAGCTTTTGCTTCATTTCAGAATCATTTTCAGCATCAGCTCGAGATAAGCACCGACTGTGAAACCTATCCCTGTATTTCTTCCACTCTTCCCTAAATACCAAATACTTCCTCCAATCTTTTGACTTGGGTTTTTCATTCAAGAATAGTTCGATAATCTTGTCACAAAATTGGGTCATTGTCAGGCCATCTGCAACTTCAACGTCAACTACTTCCTGTACGGATTCACTAGACACACTACTCACCAGAGTCCCTGAACCCAAAatggaaaaaagggaaaaaagagaaagaccCATTAATACCGTAAACCCAGAATTTTAAAACCAATAAAAGAGACATCTTTGGTGGAAAGAATGACTTTTTATGTGTGTTTTACTTACTGGTTATGGAAGTGTTTGTTGGTATGAATTTCTTGGATTTGGGAATGTGGGAAAGCTCCCAGGGTAGAAGAAGAAGGGAAGAGGACGTGGTGGAAATTTTGGGGGGATTTAAGGGTAATTCTGGGGCAAATGAGAAGAAGGTGGTGAAGAGGGATGTTTGCAAGCCTAATAGATTGCTCATGCTTTGCTTGGCTTGGTTGCCGGGAATGAAAGATGAGGGAGAGAGTTAGGAACAGTTGGGAAGAGTAGAAACTCGGACGATTAAACCGCCCCTTTGTTACGTCGTCGTGCAGCTGATTTCTACAAAACCCATCTAAACCCCTTACATTTCTGTAGATTCTTGGTTACTTGCTACGCAGCAGGTAGGGAAATCATAGAAGGATGTCGATCCCTCAATCTAAGGTCCCATGGACCGTGGGATGCCCATGCCTAAATGGATTTAACTTTTCTTTTCATAGCccttaactctttttttttttgacacttCCTTTAATAGCTGTATACGTATTTTTACTTGTGCTGGTGAAATATTTGCAGTTTTTAATTAACATCGTTAACAGTAGAAGAAATAAGCACCTCAGTATGGTAAAAGGCACTACAAAATCATTACTATCATCCAACACTTCTGATTTAAAAGATCAAATAAGGGTAGAGGATCCCCTTTTGAGTACAGGACAAATTGAGTTAAAATATGTTATTTGGATGCATTAGCTCAGGCCGAGCCAGTAGCCACCGAGGGAATCCTATTACATTATCAAAATGTTGGTGGCTTGTCACAACTCACAAACTTCAGTAATCAAAAGTTAACATCACAATCAATTAGCACTATAAATCATTATAGTCAAAACTATCCGATGAAACAAGAGTTTTGGAAACAAGCTCGAAGGGAGGAACCAGGGAGACCTGAGTGTTCCTAGCTAATGGTAACCTGCTAGTGCAACCGAAATTTTGTAGCTCAGGGAACCATGGTAATTTTCACGGTTTAGTCATTGAACAGAGCTCAGTTAATTCAGCTCTATGCAACCACCTAGTGGGTCACGATTGATGCCAGTTCTTTGCTGTTCTACACCACCGCATATGCTCTAGAAGTGTTGCCATAACCGCATTCTGAGAATGACCTTTAGGCGTTGGCGTTTTGGACAGAGACGTTAAAAGTACAGAGCATTAGCCATGAGCTGAATAACTTACAAAATCTAGCTGTAGATAGCTAATCAGCTAATGGACACTCTAATTCTCCGCACATTTTGCTTTAAACTGATAGGGCAGAATTTGCACCAGTAACTATGCCAAAATCACCACTTTTTGTTGGGAGTATAATTATGTTGATTGAAAAGGATGTCTTATGCATGTGCATTTGAGGCCTCATCTTAACTACTTTTTAAGGTAAAATTAATTGAAATGTACTAGAATCCTCAGCGTGGTAATTGGCCAAGTTGCCATTTTGGCAGTTCTATGTTACAAGTATTGCAGAATAGCTTGAATAGTAGTTTACATAAATCGACACAATAGCGTACATTTGTGAGCAAATCATTGAGCATTTCAGTGATCCGTCCATACATCTGCCAACAGAGAAAATTTTATCAAAGAACATCATGAAGTAGAAAGATTTGTCAGGATTGGTAACATAAGATAGATACAAAAGGGATGAAGCAAACAAGATGGCATATTCTCCTTTTTCGATCAAAACGATTAAAACCGGACTACTCAATGCTCAGTTGGAATGTGTAAACTTTGGAATAGCCTCCTCTATTAGGCCCCACCGGCTGTAGAAGTTCTTTTCTCCATCTCTGCGTCCTTTTAATTCCCCCCCGTCAAAGGCATTCTGAATAGTTGGGAGGCCAAAAATAACATAAACAAAAAGGCTCAAAACTAAGCCTTGTCTCAACAATTCTCTCCACATTCATCCAATATATTTCTTGGAGCCAAACAAGCTAAGGTTTACCGATGATGGGAGCTGCAAATAATGGCCATCGTCCTGATATAGCAATCGAAATAGGGAAACCGACCCACTTCACTGGAGGCGTAGAATTCTCAAGCCTTACATACACTATCATAAAGAAGAAGGAGGAGGATGGTAAATGGGTGAGTAAGGAAGTCGACTTATTGCATAAGATCACTGGCTATGCACCAAAAGGATGCATCACAGCAGTTATGGGTCCAAGTGGAGCTGGGAAATCAACACTCTTGGATGGATTGGCCGGAAGAATTGCCAGTGGAAGTCTGAGGGGAAGAGTTTCCTTGGATGGGATGGACACTAGTCCAAGTTTGATCAAAAGAACTTCAGCATATATAATGCAGGATGATAGACTCTTCCCAATGCTGACAGTCTATGAGACACTAATGTTTGCTGCCGATTTCAGACTCGGACCAATCTCAAGGTCAGAGAAAAGACAGCGCGTTGAGCAGCTGATCGAGCAACTTGGTCTATCCGTAAGTTCACCAGCCTCTCTTCCTTGTCTCTTTTGCAAGTTGAAGTAGTAAACGTTTGGACAGTTTTTTGCCTTTCAGTACCAGAATAAAATCATAAGTACGCAATCTAATGCTTGCATTTTTTCCTTGTAGACCACTAGGAACACTTACATAGGGGATGAAGGAACTCGAGGAGTGTCCGGAGGTGAACGTCGTAGGGTCTCAATCGGCGTTGATATCATACATGGACCTACATTACTCTTCTTGGATGAGCCTACTTCAGGACTAGATTCCACCAGTGCTCACAGTGTTATTGAGAAAGTACACGATATCGCACGAACAGGGAGCACTGTAATACTGACAATTCACCAGCCTTCGTCCCGTATCCAGTTGCTTCTTGATCATCTCATAATCCTAGCTCGTGGACAGCTAATGTACCAAGGATCTCCCAAGGATGTGACTCTCCATCTGGGGCGCATGGGGCGCAAAGTCCCAAAAGGGGAAAACTCCATAGAGTACCTGATTGATGTGATCCAAGAGTATGATCAGTCTGAGCTAGGAGTTGAGGCTCTTGCAGCATTTACCCTTACTGGGATGAAACCTCCATCATTATCTGCAGATGGTTTCTCAACTTCTACTGTCCTTCCATCTCCATCTCCAGCTCCACGTTCTGGTCAGCGGGCAAATGAAATGAGAGACAAAAGTGGAAAAAACGTTCGATTACAATCTGGAGCAGATGATGAATTTGATAATAGTGTGAGGAGTCCATGGAACACATCAAGGTCTTGGACCCAAAGTGGAATTATGCAAGCACTGATGTTTACACCAACTAGGCAACACCCGGACCAtagacttccaatgaggtaaaCGCCATAGTCTTCAATTCTCAATTTCTTGTTTCCaattccaattttcaagctATCTAAGTCTAAACTAAATTCATCCCAGTAAGAGCTCCACCATTGCTCTTAGCCTCTTACTGATTATGCTTATCTGTACAGTTTCTGACAAAATTTTAACGTCTAATTAGGGTCTCAAATCATTTGGTTTTTATAGTTTTCCCTTAATCTCTCTCTCCGCAATTGTGCAGTTCATCACCAGGCTACTACACCTCCTCCAGTGATATGCTTCAAGGCACTCCAACACCTCATAGCAGCGATTACACTGTGAATGAGAATGACTATCTGACCCCAGATGTTGCTCCAGACAAGAGGGCATACCTCCATCTAGGACCAAAATTTTCGAATTCCTTCTTCCTTGAGACTTGGATACTCATGCGCCGAAACTTCATAACCATCAGGCGGACCCCTGAACTTTTCCTTTCCAGACTAATGGTCCTAATAGTAATGGGCATCATGATGGCAACAATGTTCTGGCACCCTCCAAAAAACATGCAAGGAATTACAGACCGTATTAGTTTCTTCATCTTTACAGTctgtctctttttcttttcttccaatGATGCTGTCCCTGCTTTCATCCAGGAACGTTTCATCTTTGTTCGCGAAACTTCTCATAATGCCTACAGAGCCTCATCATATACCATTGCTGGTCTAATCACTTACCTTCCCTTTCTTGCAATCCAGGCTGCAGCTTATGCTGTCATTGTTTGGTTCGCATTGAAGCTTCGCGGGCCATTCCTTTATTTCTTGCTCGTTCTCTACATGTCCCTTTTGTCCACCAACTCATTTGTGGTGTTCGTTAGCTCAATCGTGCCGAATTACATACTTGGCTATGCAGCAGTAATTGCATTCACTGCTCTGTTCTTCTTGTTCTGCGGGTACTTCTTGAACAGCCATGATATCCCCAAATATTGGAAATGGATGAACTACATTTCAACGATGACATATCCATATGAAGGGCTTC
This window encodes:
- the LOC113701973 gene encoding ABC transporter G family member STR2-like codes for the protein MMGAANNGHRPDIAIEIGKPTHFTGGVEFSSLTYTIIKKKEEDGKWVSKEVDLLHKITGYAPKGCITAVMGPSGAGKSTLLDGLAGRIASGSLRGRVSLDGMDTSPSLIKRTSAYIMQDDRLFPMLTVYETLMFAADFRLGPISRSEKRQRVEQLIEQLGLSTTRNTYIGDEGTRGVSGGERRRVSIGVDIIHGPTLLFLDEPTSGLDSTSAHSVIEKVHDIARTGSTVILTIHQPSSRIQLLLDHLIILARGQLMYQGSPKDVTLHLGRMGRKVPKGENSIEYLIDVIQEYDQSELGVEALAAFTLTGMKPPSLSADGFSTSTVLPSPSPAPRSGQRANEMRDKSGKNVRLQSGADDEFDNSVRSPWNTSRSWTQSGIMQALMFTPTRQHPDHRLPMSSSPGYYTSSSDMLQGTPTPHSSDYTVNENDYLTPDVAPDKRAYLHLGPKFSNSFFLETWILMRRNFITIRRTPELFLSRLMVLIVMGIMMATMFWHPPKNMQGITDRISFFIFTVCLFFFSSNDAVPAFIQERFIFVRETSHNAYRASSYTIAGLITYLPFLAIQAAAYAVIVWFALKLRGPFLYFLLVLYMSLLSTNSFVVFVSSIVPNYILGYAAVIAFTALFFLFCGYFLNSHDIPKYWKWMNYISTMTYPYEGLLMNQYQTPISFGKNPIGQEVTGFGILNSLHIRTEESKKLEKVYFMLGWAVLYRILFYVVLRFFSKNQRT
- the LOC113706030 gene encoding uncharacterized protein At4g37920-like, whose amino-acid sequence is MSNLLGLQTSLFTTFFSFAPELPLNPPKISTTSSSLLLLPWELSHIPKSKKFIPTNTSITRTLVSSVSSESVQEVVDVEVADGLTMTQFCDKIIELFLNEKPKSKDWRKYLVFREEWKKYRDRFHSRCLSRADAENDSEMKQKLITLSRKVKKIDDEMERHTQLLKEIRDSPLDLNAIVSKRRKDFTGEFFRYLTLLSETCDTLEDRDALARLGARCLSAVSAFDNTLESVETLDSAQAKFDDILGSVSVDAACEKIKSLAKAKELSPSLILLINSAWASAKESPTMKNEVKDIMYRLYKATQSSLRSIAPKEIKLLKYLLNIIDPEERFSALATAFSPGDEHDMKDPKAIYTTPKELHKWIKIMLDAYHLSKEETEIREAQQMNQPVVIQRLFILKETIEEEYLSQEGKREREMVNQRSCEKASHL